A portion of the Symphalangus syndactylus isolate Jambi chromosome 13, NHGRI_mSymSyn1-v2.1_pri, whole genome shotgun sequence genome contains these proteins:
- the THSD8 gene encoding thrombospondin type-1 domain-containing protein 8, which translates to MAQTPAALLLAPLLLLQLATPTQVYQDYQYLGQQGEGDTWEQLRLQHLKEVEDSILGPWGKWRCFCDLGKQERSREVVGTAPGPVFMDPENLIQLRPCRQRDCPSCKPFDCDWSL; encoded by the exons ATGGCCCAGACCCCGGCGGCGCTGCTGCTGGCGCCTCTGCTACTCCTGCAACTGGCGACCCCTACCCAGGTCTACCAGGACTATCAGTACTTAGGGCAGCAGGGCGAAGGTGACACCTGGGAGCAGCTGAGGCTGCAGCATCTAAAGG AAGTCGAGGACTCAATCCTTGGCCCGTGGGGAAAGTGGCGGTGTTTCTGTGACCTGGGCAAGCAGGAGCGCAGCCGCGAAGTAGTGGGCACAGCGCCGGGCCCGGTTTTCATGGACCCGGAGAACCTGATCCAGTTACGGCCCTGCCGGCAACGGGACTGTCCATCCTGCAAGCCCTTCGACTGCGACTGGAGTCTCTGA